A single region of the Salvelinus sp. IW2-2015 linkage group LG20, ASM291031v2, whole genome shotgun sequence genome encodes:
- the tmem11 gene encoding transmembrane protein 11, mitochondrial isoform X2, whose amino-acid sequence MAATDCYIVHEIYNGENAQDQFEYELEQALEAQYKYIVIEPTRIGDETARWIAVGNCLHKTAVLSGTACLLTPLSLPPEYSRYVALPAGALSVACSALYGISWQFDPCCKYQVEYDSQKLSRLPLHTLTSSTPVVLVRRDDIHRKRLHNTIALAALAYCAKKIYELYVV is encoded by the coding sequence ATGGCGGCAACGGACTGCTACATCGTTCACGAGATCTACAACGGGGAGAATGCGCAGGACCAGTTTGAGTACGAGCTGGAGCAGGCACTGGAGGCCCAGTACAAGTACATTGTGATCGAGCCCACGCGCATTGGCGACGAGACGGCCCGCTGGATCGCCGTGGGCAACTGCCTGCACAAGACGGCCGTCCTGTCGGGCACCGCCTGCCTCCTGACGCCGCTCTCGCTGCCACCTGAGTACTCACGCTACGTGGCACTGCCCGCTGGTGCCCTCAGCGTGGCCTGCTCCGCCCTCTATGGAATCTCCTGGCAGTTCGATCCCTGCTGCAAGTACCAGGTGGAGTACGACAGCCAAAAACTCTCGCGGCTGCCCCTGCACACACTCACCTCCTCCACGCCAGTGGTGCTGGTGCGCAGGGACGACATCCACAGAAAGAGACTCCACAACACGATAGCGCTGGCCGCCCTGGCCTACTGCGCCAAGAAGATCTACGAACTCTACGTGGTATGA
- the dhrs7b gene encoding dehydrogenase/reductase SDR family member 7B produces MERVMGGVVPLVLGGLGLGLVLLYRLLQRLQQGATIQDTVVVITGASSGLGRECARVFHAAKARLVLCGRDGARLQDVVQELIATAADSQQQTYTPCMVIFDLSDTAEMVAMAAKEILSCYGHVDVLINNAGISHRGNILETHISVQRDVMDTNYFGPIALTQALLPSMVRRHSGHVVVISSVQGKIAIPYRSAYAASKHATQAYFDCLRAEMERYNIQVTVVSPGYIRTNLSLNAVTGDGSKYGVLDKTTALGREPKDVAQVVLKAVHHRSKEVLLAGPLPTLAIYIRTLWPALFFKVMASRARKEQKSKDE; encoded by the exons ATGGAGCGTGTAATGGGCGGAGTGGTGCCGCTGGTCTTgggtgggctggggctggggctggtgctGCTCTACCGGCTGCTCCAGAGGCTCCAACAGGGGGCTACCATCCAGGACACTGTAGTGGTCATCACTGGAGCCAGCTCTGGCCTGGGGAGAG aGTGTGCTCGGGTGTTCCATGCTGCCAAAGCAAGGCTGGTTCTGTGTGGCCGGGACGGAGCCAGGCTACAGGACGTAGTTCAGGAGCTCATAGCCACCGCAGCAGACAGTCAGCAGCAG ACGTACACCCCCTGTATGGTGATCTTTGACCTGTCCGACACAGCGGAGATGGTTGCCATGGCTGCAAAGGAGATCCTGAGTTGCTACGGCCACGTGGACGTCCTCATCAACAACGCCGGCATCAGTCACCGCGGCAACATCCTGGAGACACACATCTCCGTACAGAGGGACGTCATGGACACCAACTACTTTGGGCCCATAGCTCTAACTCAAG CCCTCCTGCCCTCCATGGTTCGCCGGCACAGTGGACACGTAGTGGTCATTAGCAGTGTCCAGGGGAAGATTGCTATCCCCTACAGATCAGCTT ATGCGGCTTCCAAACACGCCACCCAGGCTTACTTTGACTGTCTGAGGGCTGAGATGGAGCGCTACAATATCCAGGTGACAGTGGTCAGCCCTGGCTACATCAGAACCAACCTGTCTCTTAACGCTGTCACGGGGGATGGCTCCAAATATGGAG TCCTGGATAAGACGACAGCTTTGGGGCGGGAACCGAAAGATGTGGCCCAAGTGGTCCTGAAGGCTGTCCATCACAGGAGTAAAGAGGTCCTTTTGGCTGGGCCCCTGCCCACTCTGGCCATCTACATTCGCACCCTGTGGCCCGCCCTCTTCTTCAAAGTCATGGCCTCTCGGGCCCGCAAGGAGCAGAAATCCAAAGATGAGTGA
- the natd1 gene encoding protein NATD1 isoform X1: MAQATQMNVPEINTPITVEHDKKKRQFTIRLNGNVTLATRNRSHDRAVLLYEYVGKKTVDLQHTEVPDAYRGRGIAKHLAKAAMDFVVEEDLKAHLTCWYIQKYVKENPQPQYLEHIHPM, from the exons ATGGCCCAGGCTACACAGATGAATGTCCCCGAAATCAACACTCCGATAACAGTAGAACACGATAAAAAGAAGCGACAGTTTACCATACGACTAAATGgtaatgtaacgttagctacgCGAAATC GCTCTCATGACCGTGCGGTCCTCTTGTACGAGTATGTCGGGAAGAAGACTGTGGACCTGCAGCATACGGAGGTTCCAGACGCCTACAGAGGGAGAGGCATTGCCAAGCACCTGGCCAAG GCGGCCATGGATTTTGTGGTGGAAGAGGATCTGAAGGCTCACCTGACCTGCTGGTACATCCAGAAATATGTCAAAGAGAATCCCCAACCTCAATACCTGGAGCACATCCACCCCATGTGA
- the natd1 gene encoding protein NATD1 isoform X2, whose translation MAQATQMNVPEINTPITVEHDKKKRQFTIRLNGSHDRAVLLYEYVGKKTVDLQHTEVPDAYRGRGIAKHLAKAAMDFVVEEDLKAHLTCWYIQKYVKENPQPQYLEHIHPM comes from the exons ATGGCCCAGGCTACACAGATGAATGTCCCCGAAATCAACACTCCGATAACAGTAGAACACGATAAAAAGAAGCGACAGTTTACCATACGACTAAATG GCTCTCATGACCGTGCGGTCCTCTTGTACGAGTATGTCGGGAAGAAGACTGTGGACCTGCAGCATACGGAGGTTCCAGACGCCTACAGAGGGAGAGGCATTGCCAAGCACCTGGCCAAG GCGGCCATGGATTTTGTGGTGGAAGAGGATCTGAAGGCTCACCTGACCTGCTGGTACATCCAGAAATATGTCAAAGAGAATCCCCAACCTCAATACCTGGAGCACATCCACCCCATGTGA
- the tmem11 gene encoding transmembrane protein 11, mitochondrial isoform X1 yields MASLGRRRGVPVNRERGVMAATDCYIVHEIYNGENAQDQFEYELEQALEAQYKYIVIEPTRIGDETARWIAVGNCLHKTAVLSGTACLLTPLSLPPEYSRYVALPAGALSVACSALYGISWQFDPCCKYQVEYDSQKLSRLPLHTLTSSTPVVLVRRDDIHRKRLHNTIALAALAYCAKKIYELYVV; encoded by the exons ATGGCGTCGTTGGGAAGGAGGCGCGGTGTCCCAGTCAACAGGGAGAG GGGAGTGATGGCGGCAACGGACTGCTACATCGTTCACGAGATCTACAACGGGGAGAATGCGCAGGACCAGTTTGAGTACGAGCTGGAGCAGGCACTGGAGGCCCAGTACAAGTACATTGTGATCGAGCCCACGCGCATTGGCGACGAGACGGCCCGCTGGATCGCCGTGGGCAACTGCCTGCACAAGACGGCCGTCCTGTCGGGCACCGCCTGCCTCCTGACGCCGCTCTCGCTGCCACCTGAGTACTCACGCTACGTGGCACTGCCCGCTGGTGCCCTCAGCGTGGCCTGCTCCGCCCTCTATGGAATCTCCTGGCAGTTCGATCCCTGCTGCAAGTACCAGGTGGAGTACGACAGCCAAAAACTCTCGCGGCTGCCCCTGCACACACTCACCTCCTCCACGCCAGTGGTGCTGGTGCGCAGGGACGACATCCACAGAAAGAGACTCCACAACACGATAGCGCTGGCCGCCCTGGCCTACTGCGCCAAGAAGATCTACGAACTCTACGTGGTATGA